CAGATGGGTAGATAGGGCAGATGGGTAGATGGGCAGATCAAtagtaagggggagggcagatcaatagaaaggggggcagatcaatagaaagggggagagCAGATCAgtaaatcaatagaaagggggagggcagatcaataaatcaacagaaaggggaagggcagatcaaaagatcaatagaaagggggagggaagATCAATAAAAAGGGGGAGGGCAGCTCAGTAGAAAGAGGGATggcagatcaataaatcaatagaaagggggagggcagataattagaaagggggagggaagataaataaatcaatagaaagggggagggaagATCAATAGAAAGTgggagggcagatcaataaaaagggggagggcagatcaataaatcaatagaaaggggagggcagataaatagaaaggggcagggcagataggtagatagaaaggggggtagataggtaggtagaatgggagagggcagataggtagatagagaggggaagGGCAGGTAGACagtgagggggagggcagataggtagatagaaagggaaagggcagataggtagatagaaaggtggagggtagatgggtagatagagagTGGGAGGGCAGATCGGTAGGgggaaaatagctaaataaaaagagggaggatagattaaaaggggggtagatgggtagatagtaaggaggagggcagataagtagatagaaaggggaagggcagataggtagatagagagggggaggatagataaatagaaaggggaggatagattgaaaggggggtatataggtagatagattaaaaggggggtagatgggtagatagaaaaggggagggcagataggtagatagaaaggggaggatagataaatagaaaaagGGAGAATAGATTGAAAGAGGGGTAGATgggagatagaaaggaggagggtagataggtagatagaaagggggagggtagataggtagatagtaagggtgcggatagataaatagaaggaggaggatagattgaaagaggggtagataggtaggtagatagagagggggagggcagatgggtagatagaaagggggagggcagataggtagatagtaaTGGtgcggatagataaatagaaagagggaggatagattgaaagaggtgtagatgggagatagaaagggggagggtagatagtaagggggagggcagataggtacatagagagggggagggcagataggtagatagaaagggggagggtagataggtagatagagagggggagggcagataggtagatagaaagtggGAGGAcagataggtaaatagaaagggggagggtagatagagagggggagggcagatcggtAGGCGGAGGATAGATAAATggaaagagggaggatagattaaaaggggagtagatgggtagatagaaaaggggagggcagataggtagatagaaaggggaggatagataaatagaaagagggaggatagattgaaagaggTGTAGATGGgggatagaaagggggagggtagataggttaATTAGAGAGGgtgagggcagataggtagatagaaagggggagggtagataggtagatagagagggggagggcagataggtagatagagagggggaggacagatatgtaaatagaaagggggagggtagatagagagggggagggcagataggtagatagagagggggagggtagatagagaggggaagggcagataggtagatagagagggggagggtagatagagaggggaagggcagataggtagatagagagggggaggacagatatgtaaatagaaagggggagggtagatagagagggggagtgcagataggtagatagagagggggagggtagatagagaggggaagggcagataggtagatagagagggggaggacagatatgtaaatagaaagggggagggcagataggtagatagagagggggagggcagataggtagatagagagggggagggcagataggtagatagagagggggaggacagataggtagatagagagggggaggatagataaaaagggggagggcagataggtagatagaaagggggaaggtagataggtagatagaataggggagggtagatagagagggggagggtagataggtagattgAAATGGGGAGTCcagatgggtagatagagagggggagggcagataggtagatagagagggggagggtagttagagagggggagggcagataggtagatagagagggggaggacagatatgtaaatagaaagggggagggtagatagagagggggagggcagataggtagatagagagggggaggatagatagaaagggggagggcagataggtagatagaaagggggaaggTAGATAGAATAGGGGAGGGTAGGTAGagaggggagggtagataggtagatggaaATGGGGAGGCcagatgggtagatagagagggggagggcagataagtagggggaggatagataaatagaaagagggaggataaaTTAAAAGGTTGGGGTAGATAAATAGAAAAGGGGatggcagataggtagatagaaaggggagggtagataggtagatatagagggggagggcagatgggtagatagagagggggagggcagataggtagatagaaagggggagggtagatagaaaaggggagggcagataggtagatggaaagggggagggtagataggtagatagtaaggggagggcagataggtaggtagagagggggagggcagataggtagatagaaagggggagggtagatagaaaaggggagggcagataggtagatggaaagggggagggtagataggtagatagtaaggggagggtagataggtagatagagagggggagggcagatagatagaaaggggagggtagataggtagatagtaagggagggtagataggtagatatagagggggagggcagatgggtagatagagagggggagggcagataggtagatagaaagggggagggtagatagaaaaggggagggcagataggtagatggaaagggggagggtagataggtagatagtaaggggagggtagataggtagatagagagggggagggcagatagatagaaaggggagggtagataggtagatagtaaGGGTGCGGATAGATGAATAGAAAGatggaggatagattgaaagaggggtagataggtagatggagagggggagggcagataggtagatagaaagggggagggtagataggtagatagagagggggagggcagatgggtagatagaaaggggggggcagataggtagatagtaaGGGTGCGGATAGATGAATAGAAAGatggaggatagattgaaagaggggtagataggtagatggagagggggagggcagataggtagatagcaAGGgcgaggatagataaatagaaagagggaggatagattgaaagaggggtagataggtagatagagagggggagggcatataggtagatagagaggggaggGCAGACAGGTAGATAGAAAGTGGGAGAGCAGATGGGTAGATAGTAAGGGtgcagatagataaatagaaagaggaagatagattgaaagaggggtagataggtagatggagagggggagggcagataggtacactctaaaaaacagaggtacgatataagtattttttgtacactcttcataattgtacaatattggtctttacagggtcagatttgttccctttgaagtacaaagtaattcctaacagcaataagtacagatttgtaccatttaaccagccaaaaggtacaggcatatgaaaaagtttgggcacccctattaatcttaaccatttttagttctaaatatttgggtgtttgcaacagccatttcagtttgatatatctaataactgatggacacagtaatattataGGATTGCAAAgaaggtttattgtactaacagaaaatgtgcaatatgcattaaaccaaaatttgaccggtgcaaaagtatgggcacccttatcattttattgatttgaatactcctaactacttttcacggacttactgaagcacaaagttgggttggtaacctcattgagctttgaacttcatagccaggtgtatccaatcatgagaaaagttatttaaggaggccaattgcaagttgttctcctatttaaatctcctctgaagagtggcatcatgggctcactCCTTCTACGGCTCTAGCCCTGGATAACCCctcggtgaacttgagcttctggctgctgtgcctgtaggtttacgtggtttggcgtggtgaagtgaggcacaattgtgacgatttgcgtgctctaatcaattcagtgattgctgtggacagtgttgtgccagttcacagcttttctgaactagttcaagttcagttcatacatgctcaaagtgaacagctCACGTTTAAAGTTCTcagttttaattctgaactagttcaaagttcagttcattttacttttttcgtgagatattcaaataaatactttttttcacactacaagctagaaatcacaatacgttctttgaaactgctcatcgtagatatttgctcatgacactgcaattgtgagtttcataccaggtgatgaaaatgttcataaggagaatcggtgtctgtctccgtgccatcacctccactagcattttttttaattgcagcgctttctcgcACACTTCTctcgctctccgcgtcgttgctccgcgctctccgcgtcgttgccagtatgttattaactagccaacgttcatttacagggatgtctgccgttcatgacatgctgtgaactaattcacattcaagttctttattaaaaatgtgttgcgttcagttcaactttcacgaaaaaatgagcgtgttcaatatTATGGAATCAGATTTGTGCCAAAATTAtcaaacaaaactttttaaatcGTAAATCAAAAACGAGAATATATATGAGAATAAAACacaatgaagcaaaaaaaatgtCATCTCAAAAGTAAAACTTAGTATCTGTAAGAAAGTAAACCTTACTGAAGCAAAAAAATTcatctcaaaagaaaaaaattattactTGCAAAACAATTATTTGCTTACGGGTCTCTCGGATTGTATCTCGCTGATCAGGTTTTTGCTCTCAGATTCAGTTTTGCAGTTACGCTTCCAGCTCTCTCCTTTGCGCTGACTGACTTTTTGTTTGCGATTCTGGCACAAACGTTTCGCGTGGGCGGGGTTTTCTAGGGGCTGTCCCCATTGGCTAATTGGGTATTGAGCGGCAGCTCTGTGCTCCGGAAGTTGTTCTGTAAAACGGGCGCGCAATTTTCAGTGTGGGGGACGCTCTGaccggcggcggcagcagcggcgGAGGCGGACATCAGAGCACAACAGATCGATAAAAACGTGTAAGTATTGGCTTTATACTGTTCTCTGTGCTGTACTGGCATTTTTCTGTTAAGTCTGAAGTAAATAGGAGCTCGGCTACATATGTTTTTGTTTGAACTTATCTACAGCCGGATACCTGCATTGTTAACACGATTGataaagctagctaacttactgacCTTACCGGGGAGTTAGTTAAGCTGCCGGGGAGAGAGCTgaggttaggggagagctagctaacttactgacCTTACCGGGGAGTTAGCTAAGCTGCCGGGGAGAGAGCTgaggttaggggagagctagctaactttagcagtgggctagctaacatgctaacatacaatagcggcgagctagctacctGGAAGgtctaaatcaggggtctcaaagtaccggcccgcgacgcggtttcatacggcccctcacgggttaacaaaataaacaaatggcCCGCAatccaatttaattatttatgctttattatgttcgttttcatattttatcttaacttgtattttggtgtgtgtgtgtgtgtgtggtttttgtttttttgcttacgctgcgttgcctgctttaatagtctccagtagccttcaacagtctaaccttgcagccgtggtgtgtccactaaactccgtagttataaacatcctgaggttagcagcgcgtttataatgtaatccgagcagtgactccgtgacgctgctctaaactgctgctgttagctgcttgggctgaaagatgaactgtagagagctgtattatccggttagtggggttattttatttcatacacagaagaacttaaaaattttaaaaacgctccagactggctcagctgagccctgtagcccgtggctgggctgcagctctgactatgcaaagactgcgggcttgtggtgctgctgctgcagctccgactagtggttggatgaggaactgctaaatctgaggaaatgctaaatctgtcacagctcacaatttttgattttatatttataaagccttatttcagtatcaaacgttttgatcaaagttaatataacttgtacttgatgtaatttctattcacttgactagtttggttcttgattgatggagtttttggatttcataacatgacaaattaaaaggatttatgttaatagagcaacaagcaaccatttttccatgcaactgtaatatttgattgaataaatagtatattgagagttatttaacattaaggagtaattacattcattttatattacatctggttacattttcttatatttataagttacatctggccctcagaggacagccaatatgccaatgtggcccttggcaaaaatgagtttgagacccctggtctaaataaataatattataatattatatatatcatattataatataataatattattatatataatattataattaataaataattttagtctGCATTTTGCAACTGCGGTTCTGGAACGGTTCAGTTGGAGAATCTGTACActtatagttttgtttttgtgggtttttttattATCAGGCACCACTTTTAAAGATGTAAGGTTAGCCAAATCAGATAATGATGAATGGACATTGAAAATAATTTATAGAGAATataatattatcaataataataataataataataataatattaatattattataattattagtagtagtattatcagtagtagtagtagtagtagtagtaacagcagcAGTGGTGTTAGTGGTAGGATTGGTATTATAAACATCGTCACTACAATTTAATttatcatttctctttttttccatatgTCCAGGAAGCAGTAAATGAGcgtacacaaattacattttatgtttaatctgttctgcatcacaatggcacaaaaataaattgaaactaaattattttctttaatagaAATGATGACTACATgttggggtcttaaattatatttattgaggtcttaaaaagcattaaatttgacttttaaaatgctaCAAGATCCCTGTGGAGGCTGAGCGAGATGTTGCTTAATGCGTTGCATTAATATCTTAACTGCTATCATCTTCTCTCTATAGAACAACTGGGAGATCTGAGTAGGACCCGAGACTACCATGCAGTCCCAGGTATGTCTGTTATAAAAAATTAACTCCGTTAACACTCATGAATTCACTGTGTAATACTTGAATGGTGTTCTTTGCGGCATTGGTTTGTCCAATATACTAAATTTCAATTGCAGTTGGTTAGCTACTTAGACAATGCAAAGTTGGATAATGGTGCCAAAAAAAGTTCTTGATAAGTTTCCTTATCCCTCGAATAGTGTTTCTGAGCCATGGTTTTAGTAGCACagtacattactttttttttttttttttttttttttttttttttttttttttatgtaacaaaTGCATTAAATGCAGAAAGACCATAACACTCTTAATTGGTTTACTGATTCTGAAACATATTTTATAATAACAGTTTTATCATTTCATTCTTCCATTctgccttaaatgtggcagcagcCTACGAAACTACTGCACCATTCAAGAAACAACTAACTATCTAGATATCTGCTGAGAATTAGATGATTGTATATAATTTTAAGGATACTGGCGAACTTGTGCAGCTACAAACACTGTTCAGAATTGAgtaaatttatttttgtacataacGTAATTTTTCACAACAAGAAACTCAATTTAATTTAACATGTGAAGTAATGTTTTGGGATGTAAAATACAGAAATGTACTtaagtttttatatataaatacaagccTCCTTTATCATGAATTACTTTGAGTGCAGTGTAGCATGGTGGCATCAACTTGTGGCACTGCTAAGTTGTTGATGACACTAGTGTATATACACATAAAATGTAATGTTCTGCTAAACTTATTCATCTTGACTTTGCAGCAAGGTTCTACACCTGTTACTGAGGCTGCTGCAGCATCTGTACAGAACATACTTTCAATTTTGAACCAGTCACTGGGCAAGGCCAGCACAGATAACAACAAGGAACAGAATTCCGGGAAGCATCCAAGCATGGATCAGGAAATGGCCAGGTTTAGAAATTTTGAGTAATAAACACATATAACCCCATTGACCATTGAACTTTAAGTAATTATAAACGTATGtataattattgtttattattgtaacACGCTATACACAACTTGTTTGATGTTATTAGTAAAATaagtactatttatttattttaggtgtTTTCCTGGATTTTTTAGACGGGGGTCAAAGCGATGTGCAGTAAGCTTGAATAAACCATCAAAGGTGGCCAAAGAATGGAAGCCatttaattttacagttttccTTGTTCACAAAAGCTGTGAGACAACACCCTCACCAGTTCAGGACCTGGAGCACATGCAGGCTGGGATGGGGAAAAGAACCCTTTTCATGCCTAAAGACATGATTCATTCAGAGGtgatttgtctttatttttcagACTTTCCCTCTTAACAAACAACTCACAAACAACTCTCCCAAAAATGTAGgaaattgtttacattttttttttattattaattttaggtCTCTGACTTGTTTAAAATGAcatatccaaaaatggaaaaaatcacTGGAGGGTGGCTGTTGTACAAAGCAGCtggtaaatgttttttgtttgtttgctttttgcaTATTGTAATAGAATTATAGGTTAATAGTTCTAATTAAAACATTTCCTGTATTTCTTGCAATTTATCAACAGGTGGAAATGGAAAACGACCTCTATCTGTAGTACCTCCTGAATCTGAGGGTTACACAGGAAGCATAATTAAAAGTGCCTCTGGAGGGGGGAAAACCATGCTGTACATTGTCCCATTACAAGAGGAATTTGATTTACGGCCTCTTCCCTGTGATTCTCAGGAATTTTCACGCATGCCAAAGGCTGAATGCAAAATGTGTCTTAAAATTTTGCCTTTGCAGCTCCTTGCACTCCATGTGAAGCAGTGTAAAGCACTGGAATATGACACACTTTCAGATTCTGAACCAGAGGTAAAAAGTGtatataataatgttaatgttgCATGTGAATAACTCTATGGAAATGGAAAGTTACATAAAAAATGTTCTTGTGTTTGTTTAGATAACTGAGGTGCCCACTTCTGAAAAGAATGTAAGTTCCTTTTCCTATAGGGTCTAAACACTAAACAAAGCTTATTTAGAATGTTTTCCGTATTCTATAATTAattctgtctttttgttttagcCATCAGATAATTCCTGCCCCATATGCCAGAAACACTATCCAGCAGAAGATCTTGAACTACAGGTgtagaatttttgttttctgtgaagagtgttcactgtgcagtataaagtcagggttgagtagaatttctaagttgtaaaatcaatcatgggtaagcagcgcgacctctcaaccggaatagtggctcaaattcaagcccttcgccaccaaggcttgacccaaactaaaattgctgagcagctcggcatcagccagtcttccgtctgcaaagctcgcaagaaaaactgcagcaagcgcaccaactgttccggcgtccgaaaaacttctgctcgcgacaacaagcagctgagaaagatcgcagtcagcaaccggttcaagtccacttccgaactcaccgacttgtggaacaagcagaccggcgctgacgtctccagataaaccacttaccgtcgtctgcgagaactcggcttcaaatctcgcgttccagcagtaaaaccgatgctgaacaagaaacaaatggagaaacggctgaagtgggccaaagaacacggcgagtggactgctgaagactggcagaaagtggtcttcagtgacgaatcacgcttctgcatctccttcggtgaccaaggtcctcgtgtctggcgtcgtggtggtgaaacctacaaccacgagtgcgtgaaaagatccgtcaagtttacCCAGAGCATTATGgactggggatgcatgtccgctcgaggtgcagggaaactctgcttcctcaagaagactgtcaatgctgccgtatatcaagatgttctggaaacgttcctgattccgactgttgaggaacagttcggcgaagaagacttcatatttcaacaggatcttgcaccggctcatgcggcaaagtcgaccaaagattggttcactgaaaaacagcttgaagttttggcatggccggccaactcgcctgacctcaatgtcattgaaaacctttgggccatcgtcaagcggaaaattcgcgacagaaagcctactacgctggaccaactgaagcagaacatcgccactgcctgggaagccttgagtgcggaaacttgcgacaagctggtcaaatcgatgccgcggagacttcaggcagtcatacaagccaagggggcagccacaaaatactgagaaagtgatgattgtaattataataaaaattattccaattcaatgaaacggtttctccattattctaattcaataaaacaacagtgtcacagttaaatggcctaaatgggccttttggaaagctcagctgagccaatttttttccaggtaacgagttctgtgattagtctaacgagtaggacaggtgcggtgaacacctgatttgctttctgcacaaaaaatgcattaaaagaatttcatgattgcactatttcaaattattctaattcgttgaccagcacctgtacatgcCAGTGTCTGTGGGGACTGGGAGAGGAACATGGACAGGTATCATTGTGCATTTTAAGTGTTATGATATGTTGGGATGGAGGtggattaaaacatattttgcttCATGTGCAGCATTATAGAGAATCCATCTATTTATCAATTGTCAGTGTTGGTTAATTGTACATAAATGCAGATGCATATAAGTGGAGGGTAAATGAATTGTTGAGACAAATTAAATTCACAGCCAACAAAGTCTTATGTTTTACGCTTtatattttggatttttattatctttttttggcAAAATCTATAATGGCATCATGGTCAGTGTTAATTTGTTTAATTGATCAAGCGAAAATCTGCTGACTatcaatacaatttaaataaatgtaatttatgtatagattttaatttaaaattaacaattttaaataacattaatataatcACTTGCTTTTAAATGGGTCATTGACAGTCTTTTAATGtgcatgttaatgttttttttttttttttttttttctctccccagTCCTGTGCCTTTTCTGGATGGCAGTCCTACTGA
The sequence above is drawn from the Astyanax mexicanus isolate ESR-SI-001 chromosome 19, AstMex3_surface, whole genome shotgun sequence genome and encodes:
- the LOC125784527 gene encoding uncharacterized protein LOC125784527, with the protein product MQSQQGSTPVTEAAAASVQNILSILNQSLGKASTDNNKEQNSGKHPSMDQEMARCFPGFFRRGSKRCAVSLNKPSKVAKEWKPFNFTVFLVHKSCETTPSPVQDLEHMQAGMGKRTLFMPKDMIHSEVSDLFKMTYPKMEKITGGWLLYKAAGGNGKRPLSVVPPESEGYTGSIIKSASGGGKTMLYIVPLQEEFDLRPLPCDSQEFSRMPKAECKMCLKILPLQLLALHVKQCKALEYDTLSDSEPEITEVPTSEKNPSDNSCPICQKHYPAEDLELQV